One Candidatus Neomarinimicrobiota bacterium genomic window, TCATGCCTGGAGATAATGTAAACTTAACGATCGAGTTGATACAGCCCATCGCCATGGAGCAGGAGCTGCGTTTCGCTATTCGCGAAGGTGGCCATACTGTTGGTGCTGGTGTTGTTACTGAGATCATTGAATAATAATAAACAACGTAACTTAAGCTAATAAGAGGAATCCAGAATGCCGTCACAGACAATAAGAATCAGTCTCAAGGCATATGATCATAATCTGCTGGATAAATCCACGGCAAGAATCGTTCAAACCGCTAAGTCCACTGGGGCTGTTATTGCGGGGCCGATTCCGCTGCCCACGAAGCGTTCTATCGTGACGGTACTGCGGTCCCCCCACGTGAATAAAAAATCACGTGAACAGTTTCAGACAAAGATTCATAAGCGTTTGGTCGATATACACAACTCGTCTGCAAAGACAGTTGATGCCTTGATGAAGTTGGATTTACCCGCTGGTGTTGACATTGAGATTAAGGTGTAACATGAGAGGTTTAATTGGACAGAAACTGG contains:
- the tuf gene encoding elongation factor Tu (EF-Tu; promotes GTP-dependent binding of aminoacyl-tRNA to the A-site of ribosomes during protein biosynthesis; when the tRNA anticodon matches the mRNA codon, GTP hydrolysis results; the inactive EF-Tu-GDP leaves the ribosome and release of GDP is promoted by elongation factor Ts; many prokaryotes have two copies of the gene encoding EF-Tu); the encoded protein is MPGDNVNLTIELIQPIAMEQELRFAIREGGHTVGAGVVTEIIE
- the rpsJ gene encoding 30S ribosomal protein S10 yields the protein MPSQTIRISLKAYDHNLLDKSTARIVQTAKSTGAVIAGPIPLPTKRSIVTVLRSPHVNKKSREQFQTKIHKRLVDIHNSSAKTVDALMKLDLPAGVDIEIKV